One Leucoraja erinacea ecotype New England chromosome 18, Leri_hhj_1, whole genome shotgun sequence genomic window, tatcgtatctgcctccaccaacaccactagcagtgtgttccaggcacccaccatcctctgtgtaaaatattatCTTCATTTACCTTAAACCTGGAGCAAATTGACCTCCTGTGAATAAATAaagaccatagatagacacaaaatgctggagtaattcagtgggtcgaacatattctctggagagaaggaataggtgacatttcggggcgagacacttcttcagatgagagtcaggggagagggaaactggagatatgtaAACGCACAGAACAAACAGCCGGAactgatgactcaggaaaggtggagcccacaatggtccattgttggttgtggaggaggtgataaagaAAGGGATACAAACAGCAAGATGACTAGTGTGGGAGAGGTACAGAGTGGGAGgaaatgcaaaggttacttgaaattagagaaatcaattttcataccactggattgtaagctgcccaagagaaatatgaggtgctgttcctctaatttgcatgtgGCATGGTCTTTAACCATGTTGGTGCCAGTTAGAATCAGGTTGAATAATTCACGCGGCCCTGTGTTACAGGACTTCCTTACGAGGCCAGAATCGTTGGAAGAAGATGAGTGTCGCTGTGGTTGACTTTGGCTCATTTGCCTTGGGTGAAGCTGTACCTTCAGCCCATGAAATGAAACGATTATCCACGGAGATCGGACGGGCATTCAGTGAACTTGGATTTGTGTACCTCAAAAACACCGGCATCAAAGATGAGCAAGTATGCACGCACTTTACTATCCCGTTATATACATTTTGCTTGGTTTGGtttagcataaaaacaggcccatcagcccaccgagtccacgccaaccattgatcacccttttcacactagttctatgttatcccactttctcatccactccctacacactagggacaatttagcttcctcccacatcccaactacatttatttagagtattgcgttcagttttcggcaccatgttataggaaaaatgttgtcaagctggaaagggtgcaggtaaGATTTACAATAACGTTGACAGGACTTGAGTGCCAGAGAaccgagtctcttgctcagagcagTGGAAtccagagccagaggacataggttaaaggtgaggggggaaagatttaatcagaacctgaggggtaacctttttacacaaagtgtggtgggtgtatggaacaagctgtcagaggaggtggttgaggcaggaacaatccTATAACACCTGAGGACTATAACTATATAACTAGTGTAGATgtcacatgttggccggtatgggaaagttgggttgaagggcctgtttccccaatgtatcactctatgacccagttaattggcttctagagATTGACCCGTGCAACATAGAGAAGAATAACATTTAAGAATATTGTTCCTCAGGTGTTTAGAGCGATGGACATCTGCAGGAAGTTCTTTCTACTTCCCAAGGACATTAAACAGcaatatgctcgttccgtggtcTCAGATGTTCCATACCATGGCTGGTttgatcttcagactgagaggtatGATAGAGAACCACTGGAtgacgccagcaatggctgcctcgtcaacagtctgtctgtcctttcttcgttgttgttttaatagtatgtattaaatgtatgttttttagcttgttttatgtggggggtggcgtTGGGGAAACTTTTGTAAAATcctttacctcgacggagatgcatttTCTTTCCGTATCGTATCGCCTCTGCTGGtgaccgacttcaggagctccaaacgCGGGAGCCTGCGGGCTTACCATTATGGAGCTCACAAtcactttgccagggatcgacctcggagctccaaccgcgggagcctgtggactttagagCTCATGGTCTCTAGTCAGtgaccaacttcgggagctccaagccgcaggagctttgaccaTGCCGATGCGGGAGCTTCCATCACCGCGACCGAGGATGGTTCGACTTcctcgaccgtgggagaataaagaggaagaagattaaactgtattgccttccatcacagtgaggaatgtgggaatccCCTGTGGTGGAtggtgcttttttttagtatgtctgaggggaggcgggaggggggtggggggggtgggcaggtCGACCCACGAATGGACattttggccaggcccaggagcaaaccgacagggggattcccccccccccccccacagggtcacagtttaaggataaggggaaatcttttaggaccgagatgagaaaaacatttttcacgcagagagtggtgaatctctagaattttctgccacagaaggtagttgatgccagttaattggctatatttaagagggggttagatgtggtccttgtggctaaagggatcagggggtatggagagaaggcaggtacgggatactgagttggatgatcagccatgatcatattgaatggcggtgcaggctcgaagggccgaatggcctactcctgcacctattttctatgtttctatgtttccccccccccccacccccacccccttatCACTCTCTCTCTGGCATTATGACATCACCACTTGAAGCTGTTGGAAAAGGCTCTCTGtgagaagcattttttttttactttaatctCGAATAGAGGATGAAATCTGAAGTGAACCATGAGGTCGTGGAGGGGAAATATGTGAgtaagaatatgtaaaaatgtaagcgTCAGCGCATAGCGTTTTGTGGAAGATACAatgaagacagacagacagacagacagacagacagacagacagacagacacacacacagacacacacacacacacacacacacacacacacacacacacacacacacacacacacacacacacacacacacacacacacacacacacacacacacacacacacacaaacacacacagaattttataggtatagagataATAATGATCCAAGATTAAGGGGGCAGATGGATTGGTTAATAATTCAGTGTGACTGTTCAAATAAATAAGTGTAAATATTCTTCTCTTTGCAGTTTAGATCCAACACAGGCTTGTGATCTGAAAGAAGTCTTTAATTACTCAACATTTTCTTCAAGTGACGTAAGAATTCAGATTAAGATTGTTTTTTGGAATCGATGCCCTTGCCAGGAATGAGGCCGCCTTCCTGCAGTATCACCAGGGGAAATGTCACTCACTTACACCGTGTACAGACATGCGAAGGAAACCTCCCCGCTTTGTCTACCTTTCAATTTCAACAATGCAAACAAATCTGTATTGTATTGGTAGCACAGTAATGCAGCTGGTAGaagcgctgcctcacagcgccagagacacaggttcgatcctgacctcagctgctgtctgtgtgtggagtttgcacgttctccccttggatcttccctgggttcctcccacatcccaaagacatgcgggtttgtacgataatcagcctctgtaaattggccctattgtgtagggagtggatgaataagtgggataacatagaacgagtgtgaacggctgatcaatggtcggcacaaactcggtgggcaaACCAAAACACAATCAGTAGCGtgtctgcctttcagcgccaggcaagtgggttcgatcctcactacgggtgctgtctgtacagagtttgtacattctctctgtgagcgcctgggttttctccgggtgctgcagtttcctcccacactccaaagacgagcagattcgtaggttaattggcttcagtaaattgcccctggtgtgtaggatagaacaatgaacgggtgatcgttggtcagtggttgctctgtgggccgaagggcctgtttccacgccaaatctcaaaactaaactaaacagtaataTATCCTCCTTTGGAGAACATAATGTTTTTAGTGAATGATTAAAGTCAATGAAGTAAAGTATTTCAAGCCTAAAATGTAAACATAATCTGTAACACTGCCAAATTATTCTTAATTCTCAAATTTGCTCAATTATTTCTATGAGTTACTTTAGTATAAAATAAGAATGAATTTTAAGTCATATTATTTTCTTATATATTACATTGCCTATGATTGAGTTtatatagaaacaaagagctgtacttgctggtttatacaaagttaggcacaaagttctggagaaactcagcaggtcaggcagcatctgtggagaaaaagcatgggtgaggtatcgggtcggggcccttcttcaatctgatccgaaatgtcaccgatccatgttctccagagatgctgcctgacccgctgagttactccagcactttgtaccagtCGCTCTGACACTTAACTGGAAAAATATTCTCCACACTTCAAACTTGATACAGCTTACATGTTTAGTTACTTTGCTTATTTCAGTacaaaaagaacaatgaattctAAGATATAATTTTGTTCTATATTCAGGTACGCCCTGTGAAAGAGCTACCTGAGTTTACAAGCTGTATTGAGTCATTCTTCAGAACATTTCAGGAGTTATCCATGCATGTTATGAAGGTCATTGAACTGAGTCTGGGGATTGAGACTGATTTCTTTGTCAGCAAGCACCAAAGGATGGGCAGTAAGTCTCCATTTCAATGTACGACAATTTCCTTCATTGTCCACCACATACTTATAAACTCTCAGCAAATCCATGGGTCTAACCATGACCCTGGTGCCCCTTGTGGGAGTTCACAACCTGATCAACACagaacatcaaacagtacagcacaggtcaggttaaactactctcctctgcctgcacgcgatccatattcctccattccctgcatatccatatatctatctaaaagcctcttaaatatcactatcgtatctgcctccatcactacccctggcagcacgttccaggcacccaccaccctctgtgtaaaaacacttgccccgcacatctcctttaaactttgcccctctcacctaaaagttatgccctctaatctttgacatggggaaaaggttctgagtgtctatccaatctatgcctcacataattctATCATAATTCTATCTCCTGCTATATACTTCTAAACCTCTGGCTGAGGGGAgagctgatggaagtatataaaatccagagaaaacaacccaactttgaccaaccatttgctgtggcCTGTACCCTCTATTACTTGCAGCATCCAGTACACCATTTCTGAAACTGCTCAAaatctctacatccttcctgtaacatagaaaataggtgcaggaggaggccattcggcccttcattacgatcatggctgatcgtccccaatcaataacccgtgcctgccttctccccatatcccttgattccaccagcccctaacgTAATAAAGAATGAAAAATGGATGATATGATTATGTAGCTGGTTAATATATCAATTATCAATAATCAGGGGCAGCACAGCAGTCTTCTTCGTtttgtgtctttgaagctggttggttatatgacagtttcccattcctttacacagtcctttgcgtttttattgaacactgcaagatccttttggctgcactggttgggtagtagggggcagacaaggcagtgctgcattgtatggtcctcttctccacattcacaggtggtttggccagtttcatagccccatctggccatggcagcttttgatcgccctgttcctgttctcaggcggttgagcgtcttccactggacccatggtgcttctgagcccggagggagggcttcagaaggagggatacccatgtcagtaggaggggggtcgtcctcaagcctttttgtccatagttggagtctggtttcttcccgtgatgctattaggggctggacatggctgagaaagcttctcctggacttcagccgttgggccgggggtacacgtccgtagaggaggtggcgttcatcactagtggccttggtcatctctactcggctggcgacttcccgtctcacatcggcaggggcaatgccagcgaggaggtgcaggttgtttatgttggtgggcttcaagcagccagtgattgagcggcaggtgttattcaacgctgggtctagtttcttggcatgggatgatctctcccaaacaggacacgcatactccgcagaggagtagcacagggccagagcagtagatcttaatgtgtgtgctgtggctccccatttggagttggtcagcttccggaggatgttatttcgggagttaactttcagtttggtgtttttgacgtgttccttataggagagagtgcgatccagtgttacaccgaggtagacagggttggtgcagtgctcaagaggtgttccagaccatgtgATGTTAAGGGGTCTGTTTGCTTCCCGGTTCCTGAGATGGAACGAGCAGGCTTGGGTCTTCGCAGGGTTTGCGTGTAGGTGGTTGCGCTCGTAGTAGAGGTGTAGCTCATCTAGGGCTGAGGCGAGATTCGCTTCTACAGCTTCAAACGTACTCTCTTGGGATGTTACACAGAGGTCGTCGGCATCGGCTCAGTGTTCTGGTCCATTGGCtggtcattggtgtagatgttATATAGTAGTGGAGCCAGCACACTGCCTTGAGGCAAGCCATTCCGTTGTCGTCGCCAGCGACTTTGCTTGTTGTTAAGGACAACATAGAAGCGCCTATCTTTCAGGAGGGCTCCGATGAGGTCCGTGAGTGCCAGGTCTTTggtattctccaagatcttttttaGGAGGAGGCGGTGATTCACAGTGTCATACGCGGCAGACAGATCAACAAAGCCGGGTCCTGTCACCAGTCCTTTCTGGAACCCGTCTTCAATGTGCTGTGTGAGATTCAGAAGTTGACTTGTTGTGGATTTGCCAGGTCAGAATCCAGCTTGTTGAGGGATGATGGCTGGTTCAGCGACTGGGGAAAGCCTGTTGAGGATCAGGCACTCAAACAGCTTGTATGGGTGGCATAGCAGGGAGATTGGGCGGAAGCTCTTTGCATATGCTGGATCTTTACCGGGTTTTAGAAGAGCGATGATTTTGGTTTTCCTCCAGATCTTTGGGATGTTTCTTGTCATCATGCAATTGTTCATCAGCTCAAGGACCCACTTCCGTGTCAGAGGTCCAAACTGCTTGATCTCCTCTGTGAAAATATTGTCCAGGCCGATGGCTTTGCCAGTCTTGAGGACTTTCATGCTCATATTGAGCTCTTCAAGGGAGAACGGCTCAGTCAGTCCGGTGTTTTGGGAGTGCTGAAGTCGGTCTGCCTTTGGTCTTGGCTGTTTGGTGGTGGATTTCCCGTTGAGCAGCAACTGATACGCAACTTAGTTGGCCGTGGTGGTATACTGTTGATGTGTTGGTGTTGATGGGTCATTGCTGATTTTTCGGATGAGGCTCCATGCCTTTTTGCTGTTTTTTGCCATATCAGTTGGCTCCAGTAGGGTTTGCCATTTCTGCTGGCGGCATTCTGATAGGGAGGTCATGAGTCTCTCACCTACTTCCATGGTGCTTTCAGCAAAGGGGTCATATTCGTAGAGCTGTTGGTATTGCTCATATAGTTCACTGCTTAGAGTGTCAAGGCCGGGGATGTATTGAGTGTGGCAGCCTCTCGGGATGTTCTTCCGGGCTGCCTGCTGCACTAATTTGGTGAAGATTTGATAGTTTTTGGGGTCCGCTGGAAGGTGGGCGATCTTCCCTTCAAGATCTTCTTGGAAACCAGGCCAGTTCACTTTCCCAAAGTTGAATCTTCTCTGGAAAGGAACTGTGGCTGGGGTAACTGCAGCATTGACTGTAAGGCCAATGGGGCGGTGTTGGGTTTTTGGCAGTGGCTTCAGTACCAGCTTCTTGCccaatccagagatgctatggCTGACAAACGCGATATCAGGGTTGTAGCCGGCTTTCCATCGCCCGCTATTAAAGGACTTTGGTTGTTTGGCATCATGGATCAGGTAGAGCTGGTTGGTTTCAGCCCATGCTTCCACTGCATCTCCATCAGCGTTGTTCCCGGCGTAACCCCATTGTGAGCTGTGGCTGTTGAAGTCTCCAATCACTATCCTTGGTTTCCCAGATGATGGTATTTCTGGCATCAGGAAAGGTGTGGGAGGTGGCTTGTAGACGGAGGTGATGGTAATTCCTCTGAGCTCAGCGGTTAGGACCTCAATGTTGTTTTCATCGCTCTTTGATGTTGATTCGATGATTGTCCCGTTTTTTGCAAGCATGACGCTTCCATGTTTCTCATGTGGTCTTTCAATGAGGGTGGTCATGCCTTCCACTCGAGGGCGGGGATGTTTGGATCCGCGGTGAGTTTCTTGGAGGCAGAGAATATCACACTAATGCTCTCTGCAGAGTTGGGCAACAAGTTCTTCTTTAGTTGCAGACAGTCCTTCAACATTTAGAGATATGATGGTCAAAGCCGGCCTTGGGGGCGGGTGTTGGCCTCTCTTCCTGTTCCGGGCTGATGGGCTACTGCCATTTGTTGGGCTTCTGGACATCATTTGTCTTTCGGCTTTCAGCTTGGCATCAAAGTGTTTGGTAGAATTCGCAAGTAATTTTGGTGATATTACTTGACAGGGATCGCGACGTGAACGCTTCTACCTTGACCCCCTTaacatgccagagacccgggttcgatcctgactacgggtgtggtgtttgtacgttatccccgtgaccgcgtgggttttccccggtttcctccaacactgtaaagacgttcaggtttgtaggttaattagctgttgtaaattgtaaattgtcactggtgtgtaggatagagttagtgtacggtgtgatcactggtcggcgtggactaagtgggccgaagtccctgtttatatgctgtatctctcaaaactaaagtcaacaaaaaataaaacagcTGCAGCAATATCCATTATTGTGGGTGGTGGCGTTAATAAAGATTATGTTCAATTGAGGTATTATCTTGCCCTTCCGGAAAACGATCGCtaatgtcttttgtgtattttcttgAAGGTCTTTTAAATCCGTCAGCCCTCAGAGCTGCGTTCTACCCACCAGTAGAAAAATCCTCTTTGATGGAAAACCAAACTCGATGTGGGGAACATTCTGACTACGGGACGTTCACTTTACTCTTTCAGGACAAGAATGGAGGACTGGAGGTAATTGTTAACTCttcccccagagtggaaatggcaaagactagagggcagataTTTACATACAAACATCGaaacatgggtgcaggaggtggccatttgacccttcaagccattcattgtgatcatggttgataacTAACAattagtaacccgtgcctgccttctccccatacccattgattccgctagcccctagagctctatctgactctctttgaaattcatccaatgaattggcctccactgccttctgtgacagagaattccacaaattcacaactctctgggtgaattttatttttctcatctcagttttaaatggcctcccctttattcttagactggggcccctggttctggactctcccaacattggaaacattaccTACacccaatactctagatgtggtctcaccagggccctgtacaactgcagaaggacctctttacttctatacttaaatcctctcgttatgaaggccaacatgccattagctttcttcactgcctgctgtacctgcatgtttactttcaatgactggtgtacaaggacatccaggtctcattgcacttccctttttcctaatctgacactattgagataataatctgcctccttattcttgcctccaaagtggataacctcacatttatctacattatactgcatctgccatgcatctgcccactcactcaacctgtccaagtcaccctgcaacctccaagcatcctcttcgcagttcacactgccacccagctttgtgtcatttgcaaatttgctcatgttacttttaattctgtCATCTAAAGTGAGAGGGCAAGGGATGGAGAAGTTGAGGTGTTGCCAAGCGCATTTCAATGCAGTACATTAAACATTggacatttgtttagtttagtttattgtcactaaggtacagtggaaagcattgtgttgcgtgctgtccagtcaacggaaagactataaaTGGTTACAATCttgccgttcacagtgtacagatagagaatagaGGGAATAGCAtttggtgcaaaataaagtccagtaaagtctgactaAAGATAGCCAAAGGTAGTTCAGGaatgctctccagttgttgatagaatggttcaattgcctgataacagctgggaagaaactgtccctgaaactggaggtgtgtgttttcacactgtacctcttgcctgatgggagagagaagtgggagtgatcgggatgagactggtccttgattatggtgctggccttgccaaggcagcgtgaagtgtagatggagtcaatggtatggaggttggtttatgttaCAGTCTGGGTGTCAGATGAGTAAAGAATTAAAATTAGCTGGAATGTCCTACATAAAATATGATTAGGTGATTGGGAGAGAATTGGGAGTAAATACAATTAAATAAACAGGGACAGGTAAATCCAATGAAAACACAAAATCTGGGAGAGCCTGAGCAGATGAGGCCAAGTCCGTGAAGAGTAAAACAAAGCGCTCACTTTTACCCACCACATTCTGCCccctccatcacgggtactgacctctctaccatcaaagggatctgcagGAGGTGGTGCCTCACAAAGCAgctggcatcatcagagacctacaccaccctggaCACCTACCATTTTATTCCtactatcgggaagaaggtagaggagtCTG contains:
- the LOC129705940 gene encoding uncharacterized protein LOC129705940 yields the protein MSVAVVDFGSFALGEAVPSAHEMKRLSTEIGRAFSELGFVYLKNTGIKDEQVFRAMDICRKFFLLPKDIKQQYARSVVSDVPYHGWFDLQTESLDPTQACDLKEVFNYSTFSSSDVRPVKELPEFTSCIESFFRTFQELSMHVMKVIELSLGIETDFFVSKHQRMGSLLNPSALRAAFYPPVEKSSLMENQTRCGEHSDYGTFTLLFQDKNGGLEVMSRSGQYIDAPYIPNAVLLNGGNLLQRWTSDRWIAAKHRVRIPQTEDALNRSRQSLSFFAHPDHDATIACCDGLDKYPPTTSIQYLMDKHQDIFYKESYPSTA